A stretch of the Schistocerca serialis cubense isolate TAMUIC-IGC-003099 chromosome 2, iqSchSeri2.2, whole genome shotgun sequence genome encodes the following:
- the LOC126457773 gene encoding 6-phosphofructo-2-kinase/fructose-2,6-bisphosphatase-like — translation MAPTRMSPPQTMPSKDELAVLEASQKEANNGTRGTSTRSAKGLVVVMVGMPARSKSATAHKLDRYLRWTGEMSKVFTVSNYRRKLVERYDNHNLFRADNKEAMEIRAKSAQLAMDDATDWLKGGGNIVILDGTHIAHYQRQKVHDHFEKRMSYRCLFIECICDDNGILSRNVNETLQNSPDYKDMNSEKAMDDFNHKIQHYVEQYEPLSSKHEPQYRFIKYINDGESIATHKVTGHLEAKVLMFLSNFRPAPKTFYFSRHGESENNVLGRIGGDADLSPRGRIYAKSLAQHINALHIPNLRVWTSELKRTKQTVEGIGAPVEHFSELNELDAGVCEGLSYEEMQEKFPQEFAWRDQDKLRYRYPWGESYIDIMNRLETILLELEHSENILVVSHQAVLRCVLGYFLNKQPEDLPYINVPLHTVIKLTSDGYHYKMECTRLPVECVDTYRQQPKNCSPDRTTQDALITVPSHYDALDLWKLKQSLIEQH, via the exons ATGGCTCCGACGCGTATGAGCCCACCGCAAACCATGCCGTCGAAGGACGAACTGGCTGTGCTGGAGGCTTCGCAGAAGGAGGCCAATAATGGCACCAGAG GCACAAGCACACGTTCAGCAAAGGGATTGGTTGTTGTTATGGTTGGAATGCCAGCAAGGTCCAAGTCAGCTACAGCACATAAGCTAGATCGCTACCTGCGATGGACTGGTGAAATGTCAAAAG TTTTTACAGTTAGCAATTACCGACGTAAGCTGGTGGAGCGGTATGACAACCACAATCTGTTTCGAGCAGATAATAAAGAAGCAATGGAGATCCGGGCTAAGAGTGCCCAGCTTGCCATGGATGATGCCACCGACTGGCTGAAAGGTGGTGGCAACATCGTG atcctGGATGGGACACACATAGCTCATTATCAGCGGCAGAAAGTACATGACCATTTTGAGAAACGTATGAGCTATAGGTGCTTGTTTATTGAATGTATTTGTGATGACAATGGCATTCTTTCAAGGAATGTCAAT gAAACATTACAGAATAGCCCAGATTATAAAGATATGAATTCTGAAAAGGCTATGGATGATTTCAATCATAAAATACAGCATTATGTTGAACAGTATGAACCTTTGAGCTCAAAACATGAGCCGCAATACCGTTTCATCAAGTACATCAATGATG GAGAGTCAATTGCTACCCACAAGGTCACAGGTCATCTTGAGGCTAAAGTTCTGATGTTTCTTTCAAATTTCAGGCCAGCtccaaaaacattttacttttcaAGG CACGGAGAGAGTGAGAATAATGTATTAGGTCGCATTGGTGGTGATGCAGATTTATCACCACGAGGTCGAATATATGCCAAATCTTTGGCACAACATATCAATGCTCTCCATATCCCCAACTTGAGGGTGTGGACCAGTGAACTGAAGCGCACAAAGCAAACAGTCGAGGGAATTGGAGCTCCTGTGGAACACTTTTCAGAGTTGAATGAATTGGATGCT GGTGTTTGTGAAGGTCTCAGTTATGAAGAGATGCAAGAGAAGTTCCCTCAGGAATTTGCATGGCGTGACCAAGATAAACTTAGGTACCGTTATCCCTGGGGTGAATCGTATATCGATATAATGAATCGTTTGGAGACAATCTTGCTAGAGCTGGAACACAGTGAGAACATATTAGTTGTCAGCCATCAGGCTGTACTACGATGTGTACTGGGATATTTTCTCAATAAGCAACCAG AGGACCTTCCATACATAAATGTCCCACTGCACACAGTCATAAAGTTGACATCTGATGGCTACCACTACAAAATGGAATGTACAAGGTTGCCTGTAGAATGTGTTGATACCTACAGACAACAGCCAAAG AATTGCTCTCCAGATCGCACAACGCAAGATGCTCTCATTACTGTACCTTCCCATTATGATGCTCTTGACCTGTGGAAACTGAAACAATCACTTATTGAGCAGCATTGA